CAATATGCCAATATCAGGAAGTCAATCatctaaactttaaataatagattttaactccataattgaataacaccacCTAAATATATTAACCTTCTCAAGTCCTTAGCTTGGATCATAACACATTGGCATAAGTCAAAAGTCTTTTaagcaaacaaagaaagcCATGTGCAGCATAGACAATCATGTTTAGCATTATCAAATGGGAAGTATCATTTTCCATAGTCAATAccaatttatgtttttttccgaCTTATAGATTATAAAAGTTCCCACCACCAATAGAAGTCAACAAGGTTACGAAGTCAaatcctttttgttttatgatacaagtaaataaaactaatttgCGGATATAACTTAAATCGCATTCAATTTTGTTGCATATAGAATGTAGGTTagatatatttacattttcgcGAGAATGATATCAATCAACTCATAGGTCCATGTTCCAAAGAACCATGATGACAGATAGAGCTAGTTTCATTTATAAGATAAACGAATCAGAATTTTAATTCAATcgaattttttaatatacgaCATGGCAATGttgtattataaaataaaaatgcaagATGTAACGAAATTTTCAAACTAGTTCAAATTGCACAGGAATCATCAACCtttatataaaccaaacctTCATTCTAAATCttttccacacaaaaaaaagagaaggaaaaggtTAAAACCTTTATTTTCAAACCACCCTAATCACTTCTCTTTGGTTTACAAAAATGGGTCGACCAGACCAAACTCCGAGCCCGAGGATGAACAATAACTTTAATCCGGTCTTTCATGCACAATCTGAACAACCGGTTGACGAGAAACGGGTTCTGCAAGCTGAGCAGATATATCCCAACAACGGTGGAGTGGTTAACCAACCAAACCAAGTACCGATGAGACCTGGTCCACCTACGTATATCAATCAAAGTGCAACATTTAACCAACCATATGGAGTATCAATGGCCGGACCGGTCCATACACAGCCATCGAACTGGACTTCAGGTCTATTTGATTGCATGAACGACGGCGAAAATGGTtagaattcaaaattttgaataattctaTCTTGAAGGTCCATCCTTACATTGCAAAATGATTCTTCTGTATTCgttgtgtttttgtattaGCTCTCATCACATGCTGTTTTCCATTCGTCACGTTCGGACAGATCGCAGAGGTTATCGATGAAGGAGCGACCAGTAAGTATACATTATCTTTTACATTcaattcaagaaaacaaaagtatacAAAATCGGTTTTTAGTATGTGCAATTGTTGCATTTGATACTGTcatgtatacatatattttgataGGTTCAATAATTATCAATGTAGCAtgcataaacatatattatgtACGTTTAAGTATATATGCGTATGTTGCAGGTTGTGGGACGGCTGGAATGTTGTATGGGTTgatatgttgtttgtttgcgATACCGTGTGTGTATACATGCACATTCCGGACCAAGCTCCGAAGCAAGTACGGGTTACCGGATGCTCCAGCTCCAGATTGGATCACTCATTGCTTCTGTGAATATTGTGCTCTTTGCCAAGAATATCGTGAACTCAAGAATCGTGGCCTTGACCCTTCCATTGGTAAACCAACAAGCTCTTAGAtctctttaaaataaatattctaaataatGGGTTTTAGAAATGATTAATTTGACTTATTGCATATCTTGGTGTATTTAGGATGGATTGGGAACGTGCAAAAGCAGCGAATGGGTCAGCAACAAGAGATGATGGCTCCTCCAATGGGTCAACGAATGATGGGTTGACTTTGATGACTATTTTTATACCAACATGTTTCTCTTAATAAACTTGCTattcatttgtgttttctttctttcttaatttgtaCCAAAACATAAATGTCAATGAGGCTTCGTTTTTCGTGAGTGGGCATCAACTACTATGCTACAGTTCTAATAATTATCATAATATTAGTGAGAACCAAttttctcaatcttttcttttgaaaacgAAATCATGATCTTGAGGGTATTGTGATAAAACCAACttgatattctttttaaattccaaattattattatttatgtatttatctttttcatatatattctgtATTTGTAGATAAACTCGTGAATGAAAAATCTAATAAGTTAAGGacccctctctctctcttttctgtcTAGAGAGAGAAGCTTTTATCTTTCATCGCCGTTAACAGGGCTATTCCGTTGCCGTGTTCTTGCCGTCAACATGATTTTTTCATTGCCGTAGACATGGCTTTCCGTTGCCGTGTTTTTATGTCGT
This sequence is a window from Arabidopsis thaliana chromosome 1 sequence. Protein-coding genes within it:
- a CDS encoding PLAC8 family protein (PLAC8 family protein; CONTAINS InterPro DOMAIN/s: Protein of unknown function Cys-rich (InterPro:IPR006461); BEST Arabidopsis thaliana protein match is: PLAC8 family protein (TAIR:AT3G18460.1); Has 749 Blast hits to 748 proteins in 94 species: Archae - 0; Bacteria - 0; Metazoa - 146; Fungi - 45; Plants - 538; Viruses - 0; Other Eukaryotes - 20 (source: NCBI BLink).), whose product is MGRPDQTPSPRMNNNFNPVFHAQSEQPVDEKRVLQAEQIYPNNGGVVNQPNQVPMRPGPPTYINQSATFNQPYGVSMAGPVHTQPSNWTSGLFDCMNDGENALITCCFPFVTFGQIAEVIDEGATSCGTAGMLYGLICCLFAIPCVYTCTFRTKLRSKYGLPDAPAPDWITHCFCEYCALCQEYRELKNRGLDPSIGWIGNVQKQRMGQQQEMMAPPMGQRMMG